One segment of Clavelina lepadiformis chromosome 2, kaClaLepa1.1, whole genome shotgun sequence DNA contains the following:
- the LOC143447068 gene encoding uncharacterized protein LOC143447068, with translation MVRNYVRKTQRGKWSEENMKKAIDDVKNKKLSIRQAAEQHEVPKSTLERHWKGRVVHPGKVNLGKYEQALNSDLEEELVEHVKKMQEMFFGITGETLRALAFQLANANGIPVPFNINNRKAGKDWLLCFLKRHPDLSLQQPEPTSLSRATGFNRTQVGRFFDLLKATYEKEAITAENVYNVDETGITCVQKPEKIIVKKGIKQVGRITSAKWGKSVTAVCAMSAIGNYVPPIFIFPQKRMAMGLMQDAPPGSRGFASPSGWKDSNIFLEWLKHFKKYVNPSIDKKVLLILDNDVSHLTLPAIEFARQNGIIMLSIPPHTSHRLQPLVRTFFGPLKTYYHQAIDHWMITNYGKCVQSSQVCGFFCTAYSKAATVQKAVNGFKSAGIMPFNPDIFDETDFPPSMVTEIHAVDSPELEADGATTIQVKQEVVEETVPALSTTAQALRVKLENIAEVLDNYQVDSVPEYCIDDLQELDGASLLKLFTKYGLSNNGVSQYRCQISSHDCDRVYAGHDQKECREMMISHLLEHVKTYREKAAKYPHLYKKKRLKPCQPIIVRSEPDYSDYNDPVASQPLPSKQQNTFVSASLMNPIIARLTTEVSRSIIVPLSDTTDLPSIDILPDMETERLLSTPDPKEALMSAVSLKRNQTTSQSSLDDAKKKSINTRGSRKKIIQERNRILHQRRQERVRKHFSNQPRVLIRDAVKSRLPLEPKPVENPFPSRNYRPIRPKPADGSIPTPLTSNRYVEKKVPPRKRKKPATHLKQVKAKKAPSRPPPPPQSSEDSSSSEDDGSSEQGTTDTEEKTKGKYSFQLPRKKTLLSSLRNNRERRLRMMRVVQGPKIKKEKVAMAKINTQNSDSTIKTGDNSEILQVQPAKLEPSMEPSSNCLPSSLKDRKQFPPKRHLPSILRRNKPKPLLKNDNIASIQIKECMSLAREEIMSTKGGNDSSSEYEIVEVVSKSSPKQFRDYETFLYGVML, from the exons ATGGTTCGGAACTATGTACGAAAAACCCAGAGGGGTAAATGGTCAgaagaaaatatgaaaaaagcaattgatGATGTCAAAAATAAGAAGTTGTCTATTCGTCAAGCTGCTGAACAGCATGAAGTCCCAAAAAGTACTTTGGAAAGACATTGGAAAGGAAGAGTAGTTCACCCTGGCAAAGTAAACTTAGGGAAATACGAGCAAGCTCTTAACAGCGATTTAGAAGAAGAGCTCGTGGAacatgttaagaaaatgcaggAAATGTTTTTCGGAATAACTGGTGAAACTCTTCGTGCCCTGGCCTTCCAGTTAGCAAATGCAAATGGCATTCCAGTACCATTCAATATAAACAACCGTAAAGCAGGCAAAGACTGGTTGTTATGTTTTTTGAAGAGACATCCTGACTTGAGTCTGCAACAACCAGAGCCAACAAGCCTGTCAAGAGCAACGGGCTTTAACCGTACACAAGTTGGTCGCTTTTTTGATTTGCTCAAGGCCACTTATGAAAAAGAAGCAATAACTGCTGAAAATGTGTACAACGTGGATGAAACTGGAATTACCTGTGTCCAAAAGccagaaaaaataattgtaaaaaagGGGATTAAGCAAGTGGGTAGGATTACAAGTGCTAAATGGGGAAAATCTGTAACTGCAGTTTGTGCAATGAGCGCCATTGGGAATTATGTCCCccctatttttatttttcctcaAAAACGGATGGCCATGGGTCTAATGCAGGATGCCCCACCAGGTTCTCGTGGATTTGCCTCACCGTCTGGCTGGAAAGATTCCAACATATTTTTGGAGTGgttgaaacacttcaaaaaatatgtaaatccCTCCATTGATaaaaaagttcttttaatcCTGGACAATGATGTGAGCCATTTGACCCTGCCTGCGATTGAGTTTGCTCGTCAGAATGGAATCATAATGCTGTCAATTCCTCCTCACACATCTCACCGCTTGCAACCCCTGGTTAGGACATTCTTTGGGCCTTTGAAGACTTATTACCATCAGGCTATCGACCACTGGATGATAACCAATTATGGTAAATGTGTTCAAAGTTCTCAAGTCTGTGGATTTTTTTGCACTGCATATTCCAAAGCGGCTACAGTTCAGAAAGCTGTGAATGGATTCAAGTCGGCAGGTATAATGCCCTTCAACCCGGACATTTTTGACGAAACAGACTTTCCTCCGTCGATGGTGACTGAGATCCATGCTGTTGATTCACCGGAATTGGAAGCTGATGGTGCAACCACCATTCAAGTTAAACAAGAGGTGGTAGAAGAAACAGTTCCTGCTTTGTCAACCACTGCTCAG GCTTTAAGGGTGAAGCTGGAAAATATTGCCGAAGTTTTAGATAACTATCAAGTGGATTCGGTCCCAGAATATTGCATCGATGATTTGCAAGAGTTGGATGGGGCatcacttttaaaattatttacaaaatatggACTCAGTAACAATGGAGTTTCACAATACAG GTGTCAAATTTCATCTCATGACTGTGACAGAGTTTATGCTGGTCATGACCAGAAAGAATGCAGAGAAATGATGATATCACATTTGCTCGAACATGTGAAAACGTACAGAGAGAAAGCAGCAAAAT ATCCCCACTTGTACAAAAAGAAAAGACTGAAACCATGTCAGCCAATCATTGTAAGAAGTGAACCAGATTATTCTGATTATAATGATCCAG TTGCATCCCAACCATTGCCATCAAAACAACAGAATACTTTTGTTTCCGCAAGTCTCATGAATCCCATTATAGCAAGGTTAACGACAGAGGTATCAAGGAGTATTATAGTACCACTCAGCGACACCACAGACTTGCCAAGCATTGACATACTTCCAGATATGGAAACTGAACGTCTTTTATCCACTCCTGATCCAAAGGAGGCTCTCATGAGTGCTGTGAGCTTGAAAAGAAACCAAACAACCAGCCAGAGTAGTTTGGATGATGCAAAAAAGAAGTCAATCAACACTCGGGGCAGTAGAAAGAAGATCATACAAGAGCGCAATAGAATTTTGCACCAAAGACGCCAGGAGCGTGTtcgtaaacatttttcaaaccaGCCCAGAGTTTTAATCCGTGATGCTGTGAAATCTCGCCTACCCCTAGAGCCAAAACCTGTTGAAAATCCTTTTCCTTCGCGAAATTATAGACCTATTAGGCCTAAGCCTGCAGATGGTTCAATACCAACGCCTCTCACTTCCAATCGATATGTTGAGAAAAAAGTCCCTCCtagaaaaaggaaaaagcCAGCCACTCATCTGAAACAGGTGAAGGCTAAAAAGGCGCCAAGTCGACCACCTCCACCACCACAGTCTTCCGAGGACAGCTCGTCTAGCGAGGATGATGGGTCTTCCGAGCAAG GTACTACAGACACAGAAGAGAAAACAAAAGGCAAATATTCTTTCCAGCTGCCCCGCAAGAAAACTCTATTGTCATCTTTACGTAACAACAGGGAACGTAGGCTGAGAATGATGAGGGTGGTACAAGgccctaaaataaaaaaggaaaaagtggctatggcaaaaataaacacgCAAAACAGTGATAGCACCATTAAAACTGGAG ATAATTCTGAAATTCTGCAAGTACAGCCTGCAAAATTGGAGCCAAGTATGGAGCCATCaagcaattgtttgccttCATCATTAAAAGACCGCAAGCAATTTCCTCCAAAACGTCATCTACCAAGCATTCTTAGGCGAAATAAACCTAAGCCTTTGCttaaaaatgacaacattGCAAGCATTCAAATAAAAGAATGCATGTCTTTGGCTAGAGAAGAAATAAT GTCAACAAAAGGTGGCAATGACAGTTCATCAGAGTATGAAATAGTTGAGGTGGTATCCAAATCTTCTCCAAAGCAATTTCGCGATtatgaaacttttttgtatGGAGTAATGCTTTAA
- the LOC143446001 gene encoding menin-like, with protein sequence MTIREAEKSYFPVNTQQSFLDLVSSHISYHKDEDGEPNLVFLSILFGYLEHELTVCRLSTSDNSSEPENDATKISIDASKNSSLTSDEERANDTNFPTLELDIVEGLYEQFTLMIKSQIDKSLVELTTRSGYATKLLCKRVSDVIWNGLLPSYHKDKAHIQSLFSYLTGRQLDCFGLAFVVVAACQLLNYGDVHLVVSGDHAWAACGEDSKEMVEVTWHGRGSEDRRGYTIDQSVTDKSWMYHGGSAVKCDRWMELVAMLTSINPSISIHCDSEELLSIQYQLMRLLYSQGQLNNYPMALGLLCELSDSLQAKDLDMEDLHKKSLAVVQTLYDDLHVLPYCSKGHFCLRHQRYKEAIKYWAKAALVVSKYNYGKEDEEIYKEMIDIANDLIPQALKEDLSLCGDADCYRDILRFYDGICLWEEDSSTPVLHSWWARHFTFTIGRFQPSAKESIKITDSADLDTSISGEDGMSRRSSRGHGVSMSSHSASSASMSSPKSDLCSSADSTVSYSEPCSSKLSAKACSSDSENPNKLQLHSQKMKALKDMLISGKKINSQAVGLLLTAQSQVHFVKRRSNTGDYSMEYGNTFKRGRRSKDFES encoded by the exons ATGACTATTCGTGAAGCCGAGAAGTCTTATTTTCCCGTAAACACCCAGCAGTCTTTTTTGGACcttgtgagttctcatatatCTTATCACAAAGATGAAGATGGTGAACCCAATTTAGTTTTTCTATCAATTTTATTTGGATATCTAGAGCACGAGTTAACAGTATGCCGTTTATCGACATCAGACAATAGCAGTGAACCTGAAAATGATGCCACAAAAATAAGTATTGATGCATCGAAAAATAGTTCATTAACATCTGATGAAGAGAGAGCTAATGACACAAATTTTCCAACACTGGAACTCGATATAGTTGAAGGATTGTATGAGCAGTTTACTTTAATGATCAAGTCTCAAATCGATAAAAGTTTGGTCGAGTTAACAACCCGAAGTGGGTATGCGACCAAACTTTTATGCAAACGTGTAAGCGATGTAATCTGGAATGGATTGCTGCCATCTTACCATAAAGACAAGGCTCATATCCAGTCATTATTCAGTTACTTGACAG GGCGACAGCTGGATTGTTTTGGGCTTGCATTCGTCGTTGTTGCTGCTTGCCAGTTATTGAATTATGGAGATGTTCATCTGGTTGTTAGTGGAGATCATGCATGGGCTGCATGTGGAGAAGACTCCAAG gAAATGGTTGAAGTGACATGGCATGGTCGTGGCAGTGAGGATAGGAGAGGTTATACAATTGACCAGTCCGTCACTGATAAG agcTGGATGTATCATGGTGGAAGTGCAGTTAAATGTGATAGATGGATGGAACTAGTTGCAATGCTCACGTCAATTAATCCATCCATTTCCATTCATTGTGATAGTGAAGAATTACTCTCAATCCAGTATCAACTAATGCGTTTACTTTATAGTCAAGGACAACTTAATAA TTATCCAATGGCTTTGGGATTATTATGCGAGTTGAGTGATTCACTTCAAGCAAAAGACTTGGACATGGAAGATCTTCACAAGAAATCGCTGGCTGTTGTTCAAACACTATATGATGACCTGCATGTTTTACCATATTGCAGTAAAGGGCATTTTTGTCTTCGTCATCAAAGGTACAAAGAAGCAATTAAATATTGGGCAAAGGCTGCTCTGGTTGTTTCAAA GTATAACTATGGAAAAGAGGATGAGGAAATATATAAAGAGATGATCGATATTGCAAATGATTTGATTCCCCAAGCCCTAAAAGAAGATTTATCACTATGTGGAGATGCAGATTGCTATCGGGACATCTTAAG gtttTATGATGGAATCTGTTTGTGGGAAGAAGATAGTTCTACTCCTGTTCTTCATTCATGGTGGGCCAGACATTTTACGTTTACAATTGGTCGCTTTCAGCCGAGTGCAAAAgaatcaataaaaataacagatTCTGCCGATTTGGACACCTCTATATCCGGTGAAGATGGCATGTCACGAAGATCTAGCAGAGGTCATGGGGTCAGCATGAGTTCACACTCAGCATCTAGTGCTAGTATGAGCTCACCCAAGTCTGACTTGTGCTCAAGTGCAGATTCAACTGTAAGCTATTCTGAGCCCTGCTCTTCAAAGCTTTCAGCCAAAGCTTGTAGTTCCGACAGCGAAAATCCCAACAAACTCCAGCTTCACAGTCAGAAGATGAAAGCTTTAAAGGACATGTTGATAAGTGGCAAGAAAATAAACTCTCAGGCTGTTGGTTTACTCCTGACTGCTCAGTCTCAAGTGCATTTTGTGAAAAGAAGGTCAAATACCGGTGACTACAGCATGGAGTATGGTAACACTTTTAAACGTGGAAGACGATCCAAAGATTTTGAGTCCTAG